The proteins below come from a single Acidovorax sp. NCPPB 4044 genomic window:
- a CDS encoding MFS transporter — translation MATNVAPRPMSPEERKVIFASSLGTVFEWYDFYLYGSLAAIIAKQFFSGLDAGSAFIFALLAFAAGFIVRPFGALVFGRLGDMIGRKYTFLVTILIMGLSTFIVGILPTYASIGVAAPVILIVLRMLQGLALGGEYGGAATYVAEHAPHGKRGAYTSWIQTTATLGLFLSLLVILGTRTVMGEQAFGDWGWRIPFLVSILLLGISVWIRLSLSESPAFQRMKAEGKTSKAPLAESFGEWKNLKIVILALIGLTAGQAVVWYTGQFYALFFLTQQLKVDAVTANLMIAAALLIGTPFFVVFGSLSDKIGRKPIIMLGCVLAVLTYFPAFKALTEAANPDLAAAQARNKVVIVADPAECSFQFNPTGTAKFTSSCDVAKQVLAASSVSYDNEVAPAGTPAVIKIGQTVIPSYTAKGLPADEAKAKDAAFKKAVADTLKADGYPAKADPAKMNKVMMVVILTYLVLLVTMVYGPIAAMLVEMFPTRIRYTSMSLPYHIGNGWFGGLLPTMSFAIVAQTGNMYNGLWYPIIIAGATAVIGTLFIRETKDVDIYAND, via the coding sequence ATGGCTACCAATGTTGCCCCCCGGCCCATGTCGCCGGAAGAGAGAAAAGTCATCTTCGCGTCGTCGCTCGGAACCGTGTTCGAGTGGTACGACTTCTACCTGTACGGCTCGCTCGCGGCCATCATCGCCAAGCAGTTCTTCAGCGGGCTGGATGCGGGCTCGGCCTTCATCTTCGCCCTGCTGGCCTTCGCGGCGGGCTTCATCGTGCGGCCCTTCGGCGCGCTGGTGTTCGGGCGGCTGGGCGACATGATCGGCCGCAAGTACACCTTCCTGGTCACCATCCTGATCATGGGCCTTTCCACGTTCATCGTGGGCATCCTGCCGACCTACGCCAGCATCGGCGTGGCGGCGCCGGTGATCCTGATCGTGCTGCGCATGCTGCAGGGCCTGGCCCTGGGCGGCGAGTACGGCGGCGCTGCCACCTACGTGGCCGAGCATGCGCCGCACGGCAAGCGCGGGGCCTACACGTCGTGGATCCAGACCACGGCGACGCTGGGGCTCTTCCTGTCGCTGCTGGTCATCCTGGGCACCCGCACGGTGATGGGCGAGCAGGCCTTTGGCGACTGGGGCTGGCGGATTCCGTTCCTGGTGTCCATCCTGCTGCTGGGCATCTCGGTGTGGATCCGGTTGTCGCTGTCCGAATCCCCGGCCTTCCAGCGCATGAAGGCCGAAGGCAAGACCTCCAAGGCCCCGCTGGCCGAATCGTTCGGCGAGTGGAAGAACCTCAAGATCGTGATCCTGGCGCTGATCGGCCTCACCGCCGGGCAGGCGGTGGTCTGGTACACAGGGCAGTTCTACGCGCTCTTCTTCCTCACGCAGCAGCTCAAGGTGGACGCCGTCACGGCCAACCTGATGATCGCCGCCGCGCTGCTGATCGGCACGCCTTTCTTCGTGGTGTTCGGCTCGCTGTCGGACAAGATCGGCCGCAAGCCCATCATCATGCTGGGCTGCGTCCTGGCCGTGCTGACCTACTTCCCCGCGTTCAAGGCGCTGACCGAGGCCGCCAACCCCGACCTGGCTGCCGCGCAGGCCAGGAACAAAGTGGTGATCGTGGCCGACCCGGCCGAGTGCTCCTTCCAGTTCAACCCCACCGGCACGGCCAAGTTCACCAGCTCGTGCGATGTGGCCAAGCAGGTGCTGGCGGCCAGCTCGGTGAGCTATGACAACGAGGTGGCTCCGGCCGGAACGCCCGCCGTGATCAAGATCGGCCAGACCGTGATCCCGAGCTACACCGCCAAGGGCCTCCCGGCAGACGAAGCCAAGGCCAAGGACGCCGCCTTCAAGAAGGCCGTGGCCGATACGCTGAAGGCCGACGGCTACCCTGCCAAGGCCGACCCCGCCAAGATGAACAAGGTGATGATGGTCGTCATCCTGACGTACCTCGTGCTCCTGGTGACCATGGTCTACGGCCCCATCGCCGCAATGCTGGTGGAGATGTTCCCGACCCGCATCCGTTACACGTCGATGAGCCTGCCGTACCACATCGGCAACGGCTGGTTCGGCGGGCTGCTGCCGACCATGTCGTTCGCGATCGTGGCGCAGACCGGCAACATGTACAACGGCCTCTGGTACCCGATCATCATCGCCGGCGCCACGGCGGTGATCGGCACGCTCTTCATTCGGGAAACCAAGGACGTGGACATCTACGCCAACGACTGA